CGCGCCCCAGCACCACGAGCTGCGCCAGTTCGAGCAGGCGATCGGGACGGGACCAGCGGTGGAAGTCGGCCAGGTTGTCGGCCCCGATCACCAGCCGGAAGGGATCGCCGGGATGGTCGGCCACCAGGGACTCGAGGGTCTCGACGGTGCGGCAGGGGCGCCCGGCCGCGATCTCCCGCGGGTCGACGACGATGCGCGGCAACCCGGCGAAGGCCAGGCGCACCATGTCCAGGCGGGCCGCCGCGGGCGCCGCCGCCAGATCCTTGTGGGGAGATAGCCACGCGGGCACCACGTGGACCACGTCGGCCCAGCCGCGCTCCAGGACATGCGCCGCCATGGCCACGTGCCCGGCGTGGACCGGGTCGAACGAGCCGCCGAGCAGGGCGCGGGTCATGGGTCCTCCGGGGAATCAGCCGTCTTCGGGACTGTCTGCCGCGTCGTCCTCGCC
The sequence above is drawn from the bacterium genome and encodes:
- the nadD gene encoding nicotinate (nicotinamide) nucleotide adenylyltransferase, with product MTRALLGGSFDPVHAGHVAMAAHVLERGWADVVHVVPAWLSPHKDLAAAPAAARLDMVRLAFAGLPRIVVDPREIAAGRPCRTVETLESLVADHPGDPFRLVIGADNLADFHRWSRPDRLLELAQLVVLGREGWPLDDAAVAASGLPRRRVLLAPEFVRPVSSTAVRAMLAAESRSLADLVAGGLPAPVARHIIDHGLYRPDPNGEHRVPDPD